A window from Phycisphaerae bacterium encodes these proteins:
- a CDS encoding Ni/Fe hydrogenase subunit alpha: MHNDMNINVHHITRVEGHGNIVVNVTNGRIEKLQWQVPEAPRFFEAMVRGQSYEDIQTIVSRICGICSITHSLAATKAVESALGLKVSEQADKLRILMHYSEQLQSHTLHIGYLAAPDFFGAPSVVPLVSRAIDVVKTIVRAHRVANEWSDLLAGRTTHPVTLIPGGLTRTPAEKQLRQLQKTLKDTIPDLKVIADVVLSVAGNIPKFERQTEYVSLKQTNPPTYTFYHGGITSDDNGGKVVPIEKWHNVANEYIVEQSTAKWAKWHRDSYAVGALARFNNNSELLSPMGKEAAKMFDLKKGCCNPFMNTVAQLVECFHIVETSITMIDELLTKGLKAEKVTSSPKAGKGAGCVEAPRGILFHEYEFDKKGNCIAADICIPTNQNHANIQKDFEKLVPEIINESEDSVRLKLEMLVRSYDPCISCSTHMLNVEFVK, translated from the coding sequence ATGCATAACGATATGAACATAAACGTTCATCATATAACACGCGTCGAGGGGCACGGGAACATTGTCGTAAATGTAACCAACGGCAGGATTGAAAAGCTGCAGTGGCAGGTGCCCGAAGCCCCGCGGTTCTTTGAAGCAATGGTCAGAGGCCAAAGCTATGAGGATATTCAAACAATAGTTTCCCGGATATGCGGTATTTGCTCGATTACACACTCGCTGGCCGCGACAAAAGCGGTCGAAAGCGCGCTCGGCTTGAAGGTCTCGGAGCAAGCCGACAAGCTTCGCATATTAATGCATTATTCAGAGCAACTGCAGAGTCATACACTCCATATCGGATATCTCGCAGCACCTGATTTCTTCGGTGCGCCTTCCGTGGTGCCGCTGGTTTCCAGAGCGATAGATGTAGTCAAGACTATAGTAAGAGCCCACAGAGTCGCTAATGAATGGTCCGACCTGCTCGCAGGCAGAACGACGCACCCTGTTACACTCATACCAGGAGGGCTTACACGAACACCGGCCGAGAAACAACTGCGGCAGTTACAGAAGACGCTGAAAGACACAATACCCGACCTGAAAGTGATAGCAGATGTGGTTTTGAGCGTTGCAGGGAATATACCAAAATTCGAGCGCCAGACAGAATACGTATCGCTTAAGCAAACCAATCCGCCGACATACACGTTCTATCACGGCGGCATCACGTCCGACGACAACGGCGGCAAGGTCGTTCCGATAGAGAAATGGCACAATGTTGCAAATGAGTATATTGTTGAACAATCAACCGCCAAGTGGGCGAAGTGGCACCGGGATTCTTACGCCGTGGGAGCGCTGGCCCGCTTTAATAACAACAGCGAGCTTCTTTCGCCGATGGGCAAAGAGGCGGCAAAGATGTTCGACCTGAAAAAGGGCTGCTGCAACCCATTTATGAACACGGTCGCACAGCTTGTTGAGTGCTTTCATATTGTTGAGACAAGTATCACGATGATAGACGAGCTGCTTACAAAAGGACTCAAAGCTGAAAAGGTTACCAGTTCGCCGAAAGCCGGAAAAGGCGCCGGCTGTGTCGAGGCGCCGCGCGGCATCTTGTTCCATGAATACGAATTCGACAAAAAGGGCAATTGTATCGCTGCCGATATTTGCATCCCGACCAACCAGAACCACGCTAATATACAAAAGGACTTCGAAAAGCTTGTGCCTGAAATAATTAACGAGAGCGAGGACTCCGTCAGACTGAAGCTCGAAATGCTTGTTCGCTCTTATGACCCGTGTATTTCCTGCTCAACTCACATGCTGAATGTGGAATTTGTCAAATAA
- a CDS encoding FAD/NAD(P)-binding protein, giving the protein MVKQSTIEKDIYLPRLAAVKQADLLNETELYLQLAMDGEQLDYVPGQFVEVSLAGVGEAPITISSSPTQKGYFELVVRKVGNVTNAIHKLKTGNKIGIRGPFGKGVYPVEESKGRGIVFICGGIGLVPQRSFINYVLDNRDDYGDVTILLGTKCQSQRFLTDELQSWSKRSDVQFLETVDQGDDCWKGNVGVVTTLIPKIESKLKSAVVTICGPPIMYKFVLMALQEYNLQHEDIYLNLERKMKCGVGKCGHCQINHVYACMDGPVFRYSDLAAMPEAI; this is encoded by the coding sequence AGCCGATTTATTGAATGAGACCGAGCTTTACCTGCAGCTTGCGATGGATGGCGAGCAGTTGGATTATGTTCCGGGACAGTTTGTCGAGGTATCACTGGCCGGGGTGGGTGAAGCACCGATTACAATTTCTTCATCGCCGACCCAAAAGGGCTATTTCGAACTTGTTGTCCGCAAAGTCGGCAACGTTACCAACGCCATTCACAAGCTCAAGACCGGCAATAAAATCGGCATTCGCGGGCCTTTCGGCAAAGGCGTTTATCCAGTAGAAGAATCAAAAGGCAGGGGTATCGTCTTTATTTGCGGCGGAATAGGCCTCGTGCCTCAACGCTCATTTATAAACTATGTACTGGACAACCGTGACGATTACGGAGATGTAACGATACTTTTGGGGACCAAATGTCAGTCACAGCGATTTCTTACCGATGAGCTGCAGTCGTGGAGTAAAAGAAGCGATGTTCAGTTTCTGGAGACGGTTGACCAGGGTGATGACTGCTGGAAAGGCAATGTGGGCGTTGTCACGACGCTGATTCCCAAAATAGAGTCCAAGCTTAAATCAGCCGTAGTTACGATTTGCGGGCCGCCGATTATGTACAAGTTCGTACTGATGGCGCTTCAGGAATACAATTTGCAGCATGAAGATATATATCTGAACCTTGAGCGTAAAATGAAATGCGGTGTCGGAAAGTGCGGTCACTGTCAAATTAACCACGTTTACGCTTGTATGGATGGACCCGTGTTTAGGTATTCAGATTTGGCTGCTATGCCGGAGGCAATATAA